In the genome of Candidatus Dormiibacterota bacterium, the window GACCAGGGGTCGGGGTCTCCGATCAGATGCATGGGAACGTGCCGGTCGTGCCCACGCGCCGCCAGCGCTCGAAGCGCCCGCGACGCGGAGACGGTCTCACGTGGCCTTCGGACCGCTGAGGCTGCTGTTGGTGGTCAGATTGGTGGTCAGGCGGCCCAGCAGGCAACCCACCCCGCGCCCCCCGACCGCCCGATCCGTATTCGAAAACTTGGTACCCGCTGCAGGACTCGAACCTGCGACAAAGGGATTAAGAGTCCCCTGCTCTACCAACTGAGCTAAGCGGGCACGCTGCCGGGGGACCGATTGTAGCGCCGCCGGCCGGGGCATCCGATCAGCGGCGGGAGGCGGCCGCCGGTCCCTCGCCGCGGCCCACCCGTCCGGCGCGGCGCTCGCGCGGAAGCCAGAGCAGGGAGCGTCGCTGCTGGGCGAGGCGGAGCAGCAGGGAGGGGGGCTGGGGGCTGATGCCGCGCATCGGCGAGGTGGTGCGGCCGGCGATGGCGCGGCGCAGGTCGGCGCCGGTGCGGCCGGGGAACGCGGTCAGCATCCTGCCGAGGTCGTGGCGGCCGAAGTGGCTGTCGCCGGCGCCGAGGGCGGCGCCGAGGCGCTCGCGGTGCTGGGCGTAGAAGCCGTCGAGCTGCGACTGGGCGCGGCCCGTCATCGGCGCGGTGTGGCGGATCTCGATGCCGTCGACGGTGCGGTGCTCGAGCAGGCGCAGCGTCCGCCGGGCGGTGATCGAGGCGAAGTACGTGGGCATGAACGGGTGGGGCAGCACCGCCACCCCGCCCTGGTCGTGGATGGCGTCGACGGTGTCCTCGACGCTCATCCCCATCCGCACCGGGCGCTCCAGCCAGAGCCCGACCACGTGGACGCTCGCCGGCGCTGCGGTGGTCACCTCCTCGCCGGGCACCACCTCGAGGCCGTGTCCGGCGCCGGCCTCGACCGCCCTCGCGGTGGACGCCATGGTGTCGTGGTCGGTGACGCAGAGCACCGCGATGCCGGCGGCGGCGGCGGCGGCGACCAGCTCCTCGGGCGAGACCATGCCGTCGCTCGCGGTGGTGTGGGCGTGCACCTCGGCCGCGGAGAGGCCCGGCGCCAGGCGCACCCGGCCATCCCGCGGCTCAGCCACCGGCCCCCACCCTGGCCTCGCGCAGCGCCCCCACCCGCGGGGCCACCAGGCGGGTCATCACCGTCCACGCGAGCGCCGCGCTGCCGATCCCGGCGAGGGCGTCGACGAGGTAGTGCTCACCGAGGTAGACGATGCTGACCCAGACCATCAGGCACCAGGCGAGCGCGGGCCACACCAGCCGGCGGTCGAGGGCGCGGAGCGCCAGCAGCGCGAGCATCGGGAAGGCGGCGTGGAGCGACGGGAAGGCGGCCACCGGGTTGGGGTTGAGCGACTGGTAGTAGGGGCTCACCGCGCTCGGCAGGGTGGTGCCGATGACGCGGCGGAAGCAGCACGCCATGCCGTGGTCCTGGGCGTACCAGGGCGGCGCGGTCGGCACCAGCAGGTAGACGACGAAGCAGGCGAAGGCGAGCCCCATGAGCGCGGTGACGAAGCGGAGGAAGATGCGGCGGTCGACCAGCCAGAGCACCAGGCCGACCCCGATGGGCACCAGGAAGTGGCAGAAGTAGACCACGGTGGCGGCGTCGTCGACGACCTCGCCGAGGGGCGCGAGGGCCTGCTGGAGGGTGGCGGTGGGCAGCCGGCCGCCGCCCAGCCACCGGTCGGCGCCGGCGAGCTCGGAGATCAGCGGGGGGATGCCGGTGCGGGGGGCGATCCCGCGCATCGCCTCCCAGCCGAGGAGGATGGCCACGAACGGAACCCAGTCGGCGGCGAAGCGGAGCAGCCGGCGGCTCACCACCGCGACCGGGACCAGCAGCAGGAGCAGGTAGTCGGGGGAGACCGAGATGCCGCGCCAGATCATCACCGCGCTCACCAGCACGAGATAGAGAAGGGCGAGAGCGGCCAGCGGGCCGGGTCGGAGGGCGCGCGCGGAGAGGGACACCTGTCTCGCCATCCGCCGGAGGATACACGCCGGTCTCAGGCGGCCCGCCGGCGCCTCCTGCCCTCGCGGCTCAGCCGCTGCTGGAGCACCCCGAGCACCGCCGCCTCCTCCGGGGAGAGGCGGTGGAGGCTGTTGCGGATCTCGGCGGCCGCCCGCGCCTCGAGCAGCTGCGCCAGCGAGCCGTCCATGTACGACTCGACGACCGCAGGGTGGATGTAGCACGTGCGGCACACCGCCCGGGTGTTGCCGAGCCGCGCGGCGACGGTGTCGATGGCGCTGAGCAGGTTGCGCTTCGCCTGCGCCTGGGAGTCGAAGCGCTCGAACTCGCGGAGGGCCTGGGCGGCGAGCACCGTCCCCGCCCAGGTGCGGAAGTCCTTGGCGGTGTACTCGCCACCGCCGGCCTCGCGCAGGTACTCGTTGACGTCCTGGGAGTGGATGCCGCGGACGTTGCCGTCGCCGTCGACGTACTCGAGCAGGCGCTGGCCGGGCAGCTCCTGGCAGCGGCGCAGCACCCGGGCGAGGCGCCGGTCGGAGACGCCGACGCTGTGGTCGACCCCGCTCTTGCCGCGGAACACGAAGCGCACCGTCGACCCCCGGATCTGGGCGTGCTCCTCGCGCAGCGTGGTGAGCCCGTAGTGCTGGTTCTGGCGAGCGTACTCGTCGTTGCCGACCCGGATCAGGGTGGTCTCGAGCAGCCGCACCGCGCAGGCCACCACCTTCTCCCGGGGCAGGCCGGCGCGCGCCATGTCGCGGGCGACCCGCCGGCGGATCCGCGGCAGCGCCCGCGCGAAGGCGATGGTGTGCTCGTACTTGTGGGCGTCGCGCACCTCGCGCCAGCGGTCGTGATAGCGGTACACCTTGCGCCGGCGGGCGTCGCGGCCGGTGGCCTGGATGTGACCCCGCTCGCTCGGGCAGATCCAGACGTCGGTCCAGGCCGGGGGGATGGCGAGGTGCCTGATCCGCAGCAGCGTCTCGGTGTCGGTGACCTGCCGCCCCTCGGGATCGAGGTGGACGAACCCGTCCCCGCGCCGCTCCCTGCGGATGCCCGGCCCGGAGTCGTCGACGTGGCGCAGGCCGGCCTGGCGGGCGGCGGCGATCGCCTCCTCCGGGGTGGGGACGCTGGACACCGGCGGGACCTCCGAGCGGGCAGCGGCGCTGACGCCGATGGGTATGCCCTGTCGATCACGGGTTCACACCTCGCTACCCTACCCGGCGGATGACCGGCTTTCGCCTCCCCGAATCCGACGAGGAGCCCGCCGCCCCCGTCGCCGCCCGCCACGGCAGCGCCCTGCCCGGCGAGGCGCTGCTCTCCGCCGCGGTCGACCTGCCCTGGGACGACTGGCTCGGCGCCGGCGCGGCCGACCAGGTGCGCGACGGCTCGCTCGGGCTGGTGCGGCACGCCTACCCGGCGACCGCGGCCCGGGACATGGGCCAGGCTTCGACCACCGCGGGGATGCTCCGCGGCGACCCCGCCGCCCGGGAGCGGCTCGGCGCGGTGGCGCTGCGCGTCGCCGCCGCCCACCACCGCCCGGCGCGGATGCCCCATCAGCCCGGCGAGGAGCCGTTCGCGTGGTGGGTGGCGGAGGAGCGGGCGCTGGTCTGGATGCCCTGGGAGGGCGAGGCCGCATACGGCCTCGAGCTGCTCGAGAGCGGCCAGGCCGACGCCGTGGTGGTGACCGCCCCGGACGCCTGCTGGACGGTGTTCCGCACCGGCCTGCCCCGCCGCGGCGCCCGCGGAGGCTGGGCCCGGCTCCCCGAGCGCTTCCGCACCGCGATCGCCGAGCGGGCCGGCGCCGAGGCCACCGCTCTGGAGCGGGCCCGGTGGCGACGTGAGGGCGACGTCATCACGGTGCGCTGGCGCGAGGGCGAGCGCCTCCGCAGCGCATCGGTGAGCGTCAACCGCCCGCCGACCGCCGGCTGAGAGCTCGTTGAGAACCGCTCCCGGGAGGGTCTGAGCGGCTCCGAGCGTCCATATACTCGGCTGACCATGACCGGACCCCGCGTGCTCGTCGTCGACGACGAGCCGAGCATCACCGACTTCATCGCGCTGGGACTGCGCCACGAGGGCTTCGACGTCCGCACCGCGCCCGACGGCCGGGCCGCGCTCCGGGTCGTCGACGACTTCAAGCCCCAGATCGTGGTGCTCGACCTGATGATGCCCCGCATGGACGGCTGGGAGCTCTGCCGGGCCCTCGCCGGCGACCGCAACCGCGGGCTGATCATCCTCAGCGCCCGGGACGAGACCACCGACCGCATCCAGGGGCTGGAGCTGGGCGCCGACGACTACCTGGTCAAGCCGTTCGAGTTCGGCGAGCTGCTCGCCCGGGTGCGCGCCGTGCTCCGCCGCCGCCTGCCCGACCTCGCCCGGGTGGTGCGCGCCGGCGAGCTCAGCATCGACACCGCCACCCGGGAGGTGCGGCTCGGCGAGCGGCTCATCGAGCTCAGCGTCCGCGAGTTCGACCTGCTCCACTTCCTCGCCCTCAACGCCGACCAGGTGCTGCCCCGCCAGCGCATCCTCGACGAGGTCTGGGGCTACAACTTCTTCGGCGACGAGAACAACGTGGAGGTCTACGTGCGCTATCTGCGGCAGAAGCTCGTCGACCCCCAGCACCAGCGCATCCAGACGGTGCGCGGAGTCGGCTACCGGCTCCGCACCGAGGTGGACGCGGTGGCGGAGGTCTGAGCCGACGGCCTCGCCGGGCAGGCTCCGCCGTGCCCTGGGCTCGCTGCGCTGGCGGCTGACGCTCACCTATGTCGCGCTGCTCGCCCTGCTCCTCGCCGCCCTCGCCGGCTTCCAGTACGCATCCCTGCAGCGCAGCCTGGTGAGCACCCGGGTGGCGGACCTGCGCGGCGACCTGCAGGGGGCGGTCAGCGACCTCGTCAGCGGCAACGGGGTGCGGCCGGTGCTCCCCCGGGCGCGGCGCACCCCGGCGGCGACGCCCTCGCCAAGTCCCGGCGCCGGCGCCCCGGCGGCGCCGGCGACGCCCACCTCGGCCGAGATCAAGGCTGTGGTGGGCGGCCAGAACTGTGCCTCGATCCCCGCCGCGGTGGTCGCACGGGTGGCCACCTTCCTCGCCAATCGCACCTCGATCGTCTCCGGCCAGAGCATCTCCATCGCCGTCTACGACGCCAACCTCAACGTCATCGGGACCCACTCGCCGGCCAGCCTCGCCGCCCTCCCCCGGCTCTCCTCGACGGAGCTGACCCGCGCCCTGAGCGGCAGCCAGTCCGCCGCCCAGGTGATCGACGACGCCGTCGGCCAGGGACAGCTGGTGGTCGCCTTCCCGGTGCACGCGAGCGCGACCCGAACCACCCGGGCCTGTCTCGCCGCCCAGCTGGGCACCCCGATGGCGACGATCGACGATGTGCTCACCTCCGACCGCGACGCGCTGCTGCTCGGCGGCGGCGCGGTGCTCCTCCTCGCCCTGCTCGCCGGGCTCTGGCTCACCGAGCGCGCCCTGGGGCCGCTCCACCGGGTCACCGACACCGCGGGGAAGCTCGCCGCCGGTGACCTCCGCGCCCGCAGCCGGCTGCCCGAGCGCGGCGACGAGGTGGGCACCCTGGCGCGCGCCTTCGACGACATGGCCGACCGCATCGAGGTGGCCTTCGCCGCCCAGGCCGAGTCGGAGGCGCGGACCCGGCGGTTCATCGCCGACGCGTCCCACGAGCTGCGCACCCCGCTGACCGCGCTCAAGGGGTACATCGACGTGCTCCGGCGCGGCGTCTCCCGCGACCCCGAGTCGCTGGAGGCCGCACTGTCGGCGATGGCGCGGGAGTCGGAGCGGATGCGGATGCTGGTCCTCGATCTGCTCACCCTGGCCCGGATCGACGCCCAGCCGGCCACCAGCCCGGAGCGGCTCGACCTCAACGAGGTTCTCGCCGGGGTGCTCGACGAGGGGGTGCCGGGGATGCCGGGGACGCTCGAGCGGCGCTTCGCCAGCCCGCCGGTGATGGTCACCGCCGACCGCGGCGCGGTGATCACCGTGGCCCGCAACCTGCTGGTCAACGCCTGCAAGTACGCCCCCGGGGCGCGGCAGGTGTGGTCGACCGAGGCCGACGACGGGCAGGCGCGGTTCAGCGTCCTCGACGAGGGGCCGGGCATCTCGGCGGCCGACCTCCCCCATCTCTTCGAGCGCTTCTACCGGGGCGAGAAGACCCGGGCGCGCGAGGAGGGCGGCAGCGGGCTCGGCCTCAGCATCGTGCAGGGGCTGGTCCGCGCCCAGGGCGGCGAGGTCTCGATCGAGAGCGAGGAGAACCGCTGGACGCGGGTGGTCGTGCGTCTCCCCGTGTCAACCCGGTAGCGCGACCCCACCAGAACGCGTCACACTCACGGGTCTCCTCAGTCTGTGCAGACGTGGGATCAAGGATGGTAGGATCACGCCCACGAGAGGTTGCATTGATGCACTCATTCTTATTTCGCCGCGAGGTGTTCCATGAGCCATCGTAGAAGGATGTTGACCGCAGTTCGCGCTCTCGCCGTCGCCCTCAGCCTGGGCGGAGGGGCGCTCATGGGGCACAGCGGGGTCCACTCCGCCCGCGCCGCCACCGCGGCGGACTCGCCTCAGGGATCGTCGGTCGTCGCCGCGCCGGCGGCGACGTCCACCGAATGCGACAAGGACGACGCCGACAAGGCGAAGCCGGACGTCACCACCGACCAGGCGAAGCCGGCCGCGGTGACCGACCAGGCCGCGCCCGCCGAGAAGGACGCCGCCGACACGTCGGGCGACGTCAAGGACAAGGACGCCGACTCCGACAAGGACGGCGACAAGGACAAGCCCGACGACGACAAGGACAAGGCGGACGACGACAAGGACAAGCCGGACGACGACAAGGACGCCAAGGACACCGACGACACCTGCGCGACCTCCGGGACGGGCGGCGTCGCCGTGCCCCCCGCCGCGCCGCTGCCGGCCACCGGCAGCGCCACCAAGGCCGCGTCCGCGTCGGCTCCTCTGACCGGCGTTCCCAACACCGGCTCCGAGGTTCCCTTCGGCGCCGGGCTGCTGCTGACCACCGCGGGCGCCGCGGCGCTGATCGCGGGCCGGAGGCGGCGGCGCAGCGAGTAGACGTTCGAACCGGCGGGGGCTACTGCGGGCGGGCGACCACCACCCGCACGTAGCCCCCGGCCGACTCCTCGAGGACGAGCACCGGGAAGCCGTCCTCCTCGCAGGAGCGGGGGACGTTCTCCTCGGGCTCGCCGTGATCGAGCCAGACCTCCACGCACTGTCCCGGGTCGACCTTGTCGAGGGCGACGCGGGTCTTCACGTAGTTCAGCGGGCAGCCGACGCCGCGCAGGTCGAGGGTGCGGGCGGGGACCGGGACGGCGGCGCTCACAGGTCGAAGGGCGACTGCACGGCGAAGTGGCTGAACACCGAGAAGCGGTCGGCGAGCAGCAGCACCCCGAAGACCAGCAGCAGCGCCCCGCCGACGAGGTTGACGATGCCGAGGTGCCGGTTGACGGCGCGGATCGGCCCCTGCAGCCGGTCGGTGAGCGCGGCCAGCAGCATGAAGGGCACCGCCAGCCCCAGGCAGTAGGCGACCATCACCGGCAGGCCGTCGAAACGGCCGTCCTGGGCGACGCTGAGGATGGCGCTGAGCTGGGGCCCGATGCAGGGCGTCCAGCCGGCGGCGAAGGTGACACCGAGCAGCAGGCCGCCGAGCAGCCCGCCCCGTTCGGGCAGCCGGTGGATGCGCACCTCGCGCATCAGCGCGCCGATGCGCAGCACCCCCAGGGTCTGGAGCGCCAGGACGATCACGATGCTGCCGGCGACGATGTCGACCGCCCGCTGGTGGGTCGCCAGCACGGTGACGTCGAGGGCCCGGAGCACGTAGTAGAGGCCGATGAACACGGCGCTGAAGCCGGCCACGAAGGCGGCGCCGTTGGCGAGCACCGGCACCCGGGTGGCCACCGCGCCGGGGCGGACCGCCACCGCCACCGCCGCTCCCGGCCCCTCCCCGGCCACCGGCTGCGCCGGGGTGGGCTCACCGGCGCGGCTGCCGAGGTAGGCGAGATACGCGGGCGCCAGCGGAAAGACGCAGGGCGACAGGAAGGACACCATGCCCGCCGCGAAGGCGAGCGGGTAGCTGAGGTGGAGGACGGTGCTGGCGATCACCCTGCCGCTGAGGATACGCCGCGTCGCTGAGGCGGCCGCCTCAGCCGCCGCGCACAGGATCGAGGTCGATGCGCACCACGGCGCTGATCTCGACCGCCGCCCCCAGGGGCAGCTCGGCGACGCCGACGGCGGCGCGGGTGTGCCGGCCGCGCTCGCCGAGCACCGCCACCATCAGCTCGGAGGCCCCGTTGAGCACCGCCGGCTGGGCGGTGAAGCCCGGGGCGCTGCGCACGTATCCCTCGAGGCGGAGCACCTGGCGGACGGCGTCGAGCGAGCCGGTGGCGGCGCGCATCAGGGCGAGCAGGTTGAGGGCGCAGAGCCGGGCCCCGGCCGCGGCCGCCTCGACGCCGACGTCGGCGCCGACCACCCCGGCGCAGCGCAGCTCGCCGTGGGCGAGGGGCAGCACCCCGCTGGTGTACAGGAGATCGCCGGCGACCAGGTAGGGCACGTAGGCGCCGAGCGCGGCCGGCGGCTCGGGCAGCTCGATGCCGAGCTCGTCGAGGCGGGCGGAGGTGTCGGGCATCTGCTATCTCCCGGGGGGCGCGACCATGGCGTCGATCGCCGCCTCCAGCTGGACGACGTTGCGCACCTCCGCCACCTGGGTGCAGTGGGGCACGTACGCGGGCATCGACGAGTCGCCGAGCCCCCAGCTCAGCCTCGCCTCGGGGTTGAACCACACCACCCGCCGCGCCCGCGCCCGCAGGCTGCCGAGCACCTCGGCGCGGGGCGGGGTGTAGTTGCCACGGCCGTCGCCGAGCACCAGCAGGATGGTGCGCGGGGTGACCGCGTCCGGGTACTCGGTGGCGAAGCTCTCCAGGCTGCGACCGTAGTTCGTCGACGAGTACCAGGCGATGTCCCGGGGCTGCATCGCCCGGTCGATCGCGGTGGCGGCGTCGGCCTCGGCGAACTCCCCCGTCACCTCGACCGTGCCGCTGACGAAGACGAAGGTGCGCACCCGGCTGAAGCGGTCCTGGAGCCGGTAGAGGAAGTGGAGCATGAACCGCACCGTCGTCTGCATCGAGTTGCTGATGTCGCAGAGCGCGGCCACCTGGGGCCTGTGCTGCGGCGGCTTCTCCCAGCGCAGCCGGAAGGGCACCCCGCCCGACTGCAGGTTGGCGCGCCAGGTCCGCTGCATGTCGAGGGCACCGCGGCGCCGGGGGCGGCGGCGCAGCTCGGGCAGGGAGTCGAGCTTGCGTCCCAGCCGCTCGACCAGCCGTGCCATCTCCGCCGACTCGCGCGGCGAGAACGCGCCCAGCGGGGCGCGGCCGAGGTCGCTGCGCAGCCGCTCGCGGCGGCGCTGGGCGTCGATCCGCTCGAACTCGGCGTCGACGGTGCCGCGCACCGTGGCCCGCAGGCGGTCGATCTGCTGGCGCATCCGCTCCCGCCAGGCGCGCGCCGCGCCCTCGTCCAGGCCCGCCGCCCGCAGCGCCGCCTGGAAGCGGTCGAGGGCGGCGTCCGCGCCCGAGCCCGCCCCCAGCGCCTCGAGGATGGAGCGGCCAGCCATCCCCCGTTGCAGCAGCGACTCCAGGCCGGCGATCGCCTCGCGGGCGGCCTCGCGGACCATCAGGGCCAGCTCGAGGTCGCCCATGTCCATCAGCCGGTCGAGCAGCGCCTGGAGCTCGCCCCCGAGGGCGTCGAGCGCCTCGGGCGGCAGCGGGGGAAGGTCGTCCGGGGGCTCGACGGTGGGCAGCACGCCGCCGCGGCTGCCGTAGGGGGAGAAGTAGAGGTCGAAGAGCTGCTCGAAGAGCTCGAGGTCGATGCTCCGCTTCACCAGGGTGCCGCGCAGCGCGGCGCGGAAGGTGCGGCGGTCGTCGAGCTCGACCGTGCCCGCGGCCACCAGCGCCTCGGCGGCCTCCGGCGGCGACACCCGCACCCCGGCGGCCCGCAGCGCCGCCACGAACTGGAGGATGTGCTCGTCCACCGCGCGTCCGCTAGTTGAGCAGCGCGTGGAGCGACTCGCGTCCCTTGCGCACGTCGCCCTCGTACTTCAGCACCAGCGAGAGGGTCTCGGAGACCACCGCCGGGTCCAGGGTCTCGGCGTTGAGCAGCACCAGGGCGCGTGCCCAGTCGATCGACTCGGAGATGCTGGGGAGCTTGCGCAGGCCCAGGGTCCGCAGCTTCGCCATTGCGTGGGCGACCTGCCGGGCCAGCTCGGCGGAGGCCTCGGGGACCCGGCGGCGGATGATGTCGCGCTCCCGCTCGGCGCAGGGGAAGTCGAGGTGGAGGTGGAGGCAGCGCCGCCGCAGGGCGTCGCTCAGCTCGCGCTGGGCGTTGCTGGTCAGCACCGTCACCGGCCGGGTGCGGGCGGTCAGCGTGCCCAGCTCGGGGACGGTGACCTGGTAGTCGCCGAGCATCTCGAGGAGGAAGGCCTCGAACTCGGCGTCGCCCTTGTCGATCTCGTCGATGAGGAGCACCACCGGCTTCTCACTGAGGATCGCCTTCAGCAGCGGGCGGGGGAGCAGGAACCGGTCGCTGAAGAAGACGTCGTCCTGGACGGCGATGCGCTCGACCGCCTCCGCCAGGGTGGCGGCGTCGCCGACCGCCTCACCGATCTTGTCGCGGAGGATCTGGGTGTAGAGCAGCTGCTTCGCGTACTCCCACTCGTAGAGCGCCTTGGCCTCGTCGAGCCCCTCGTAGCACTGCAGCCGGACCAGCTCGCGGTCGAGCGCGCGGGAGAGCGCCCGGGCGAGCTCGGTCTTGCCCACCCCCGCCGGCCCCTCGACCAGCAGCGGCTTCTCCATGCGGGTGGCCAGGTAGGTGACGGTGGCGGCGTCGGGATCGATCAGGTAGTCGGCGGTGTCGAGACGGGCGATGCAGTCGGCGACGGAGGCGAACTGGTCGGTGCTCACGGGGGACCGTCCACGTCCAGCCGCCGCTGCCGGCGGCGCAGCCCGACCGCGACGGCGCCGAGCGCCGCCAGCACCTCGACGGCC includes:
- a CDS encoding PHP domain-containing protein; translation: MAEPRDGRVRLAPGLSAAEVHAHTTASDGMVSPEELVAAAAAAGIAVLCVTDHDTMASTARAVEAGAGHGLEVVPGEEVTTAAPASVHVVGLWLERPVRMGMSVEDTVDAIHDQGGVAVLPHPFMPTYFASITARRTLRLLEHRTVDGIEIRHTAPMTGRAQSQLDGFYAQHRERLGAALGAGDSHFGRHDLGRMLTAFPGRTGADLRRAIAGRTTSPMRGISPQPPSLLLRLAQQRRSLLWLPRERRAGRVGRGEGPAAASRR
- a CDS encoding phosphatase PAP2 family protein; this translates as MARQVSLSARALRPGPLAALALLYLVLVSAVMIWRGISVSPDYLLLLLVPVAVVSRRLLRFAADWVPFVAILLGWEAMRGIAPRTGIPPLISELAGADRWLGGGRLPTATLQQALAPLGEVVDDAATVVYFCHFLVPIGVGLVLWLVDRRIFLRFVTALMGLAFACFVVYLLVPTAPPWYAQDHGMACCFRRVIGTTLPSAVSPYYQSLNPNPVAAFPSLHAAFPMLALLALRALDRRLVWPALAWCLMVWVSIVYLGEHYLVDALAGIGSAALAWTVMTRLVAPRVGALREARVGAGG
- a CDS encoding DNA topoisomerase IB, with amino-acid sequence MSSVPTPEEAIAAARQAGLRHVDDSGPGIRRERRGDGFVHLDPEGRQVTDTETLLRIRHLAIPPAWTDVWICPSERGHIQATGRDARRRKVYRYHDRWREVRDAHKYEHTIAFARALPRIRRRVARDMARAGLPREKVVACAVRLLETTLIRVGNDEYARQNQHYGLTTLREEHAQIRGSTVRFVFRGKSGVDHSVGVSDRRLARVLRRCQELPGQRLLEYVDGDGNVRGIHSQDVNEYLREAGGGEYTAKDFRTWAGTVLAAQALREFERFDSQAQAKRNLLSAIDTVAARLGNTRAVCRTCYIHPAVVESYMDGSLAQLLEARAAAEIRNSLHRLSPEEAAVLGVLQQRLSREGRRRRRAA
- a CDS encoding response regulator transcription factor, whose translation is MTGPRVLVVDDEPSITDFIALGLRHEGFDVRTAPDGRAALRVVDDFKPQIVVLDLMMPRMDGWELCRALAGDRNRGLIILSARDETTDRIQGLELGADDYLVKPFEFGELLARVRAVLRRRLPDLARVVRAGELSIDTATREVRLGERLIELSVREFDLLHFLALNADQVLPRQRILDEVWGYNFFGDENNVEVYVRYLRQKLVDPQHQRIQTVRGVGYRLRTEVDAVAEV
- a CDS encoding HAMP domain-containing sensor histidine kinase, yielding MSTRVADLRGDLQGAVSDLVSGNGVRPVLPRARRTPAATPSPSPGAGAPAAPATPTSAEIKAVVGGQNCASIPAAVVARVATFLANRTSIVSGQSISIAVYDANLNVIGTHSPASLAALPRLSSTELTRALSGSQSAAQVIDDAVGQGQLVVAFPVHASATRTTRACLAAQLGTPMATIDDVLTSDRDALLLGGGAVLLLALLAGLWLTERALGPLHRVTDTAGKLAAGDLRARSRLPERGDEVGTLARAFDDMADRIEVAFAAQAESEARTRRFIADASHELRTPLTALKGYIDVLRRGVSRDPESLEAALSAMARESERMRMLVLDLLTLARIDAQPATSPERLDLNEVLAGVLDEGVPGMPGTLERRFASPPVMVTADRGAVITVARNLLVNACKYAPGARQVWSTEADDGQARFSVLDEGPGISAADLPHLFERFYRGEKTRAREEGGSGLGLSIVQGLVRAQGGEVSIESEENRWTRVVVRLPVSTR
- a CDS encoding sulfurtransferase TusA family protein; the protein is MSAAVPVPARTLDLRGVGCPLNYVKTRVALDKVDPGQCVEVWLDHGEPEENVPRSCEEDGFPVLVLEESAGGYVRVVVARPQ
- a CDS encoding cytochrome c biogenesis protein CcdA, encoding MIASTVLHLSYPLAFAAGMVSFLSPCVFPLAPAYLAYLGSRAGEPTPAQPVAGEGPGAAVAVAVRPGAVATRVPVLANGAAFVAGFSAVFIGLYYVLRALDVTVLATHQRAVDIVAGSIVIVLALQTLGVLRIGALMREVRIHRLPERGGLLGGLLLGVTFAAGWTPCIGPQLSAILSVAQDGRFDGLPVMVAYCLGLAVPFMLLAALTDRLQGPIRAVNRHLGIVNLVGGALLLVFGVLLLADRFSVFSHFAVQSPFDL
- a CDS encoding RidA family protein; translation: MPDTSARLDELGIELPEPPAALGAYVPYLVAGDLLYTSGVLPLAHGELRCAGVVGADVGVEAAAAGARLCALNLLALMRAATGSLDAVRQVLRLEGYVRSAPGFTAQPAVLNGASELMVAVLGERGRHTRAAVGVAELPLGAAVEISAVVRIDLDPVRGG
- a CDS encoding VWA domain-containing protein, producing the protein MDEHILQFVAALRAAGVRVSPPEAAEALVAAGTVELDDRRTFRAALRGTLVKRSIDLELFEQLFDLYFSPYGSRGGVLPTVEPPDDLPPLPPEALDALGGELQALLDRLMDMGDLELALMVREAAREAIAGLESLLQRGMAGRSILEALGAGSGADAALDRFQAALRAAGLDEGAARAWRERMRQQIDRLRATVRGTVDAEFERIDAQRRRERLRSDLGRAPLGAFSPRESAEMARLVERLGRKLDSLPELRRRPRRRGALDMQRTWRANLQSGGVPFRLRWEKPPQHRPQVAALCDISNSMQTTVRFMLHFLYRLQDRFSRVRTFVFVSGTVEVTGEFAEADAATAIDRAMQPRDIAWYSSTNYGRSLESFATEYPDAVTPRTILLVLGDGRGNYTPPRAEVLGSLRARARRVVWFNPEARLSWGLGDSSMPAYVPHCTQVAEVRNVVQLEAAIDAMVAPPGR
- a CDS encoding MoxR family ATPase, with the translated sequence MSTDQFASVADCIARLDTADYLIDPDAATVTYLATRMEKPLLVEGPAGVGKTELARALSRALDRELVRLQCYEGLDEAKALYEWEYAKQLLYTQILRDKIGEAVGDAATLAEAVERIAVQDDVFFSDRFLLPRPLLKAILSEKPVVLLIDEIDKGDAEFEAFLLEMLGDYQVTVPELGTLTARTRPVTVLTSNAQRELSDALRRRCLHLHLDFPCAERERDIIRRRVPEASAELARQVAHAMAKLRTLGLRKLPSISESIDWARALVLLNAETLDPAVVSETLSLVLKYEGDVRKGRESLHALLN